A part of Geothrix oryzae genomic DNA contains:
- a CDS encoding tRNA1(Val) (adenine(37)-N6)-methyltransferase: MPRPSTSDDTPAYKGWTRPGPVPPGGVEVEPGETLDGLSGRWRIFQLQKGNRFSVDDLVTAWYGTTWCPSPGRIADLGSGIGSVALVAAWRCPGAVVHTVEAQEQSLRLALKSIRYNGQEGRIFPRLGDLRDPTLFADEAPFDLILGTPPYWPEGHRLPAAHPQSVPARLEVRGSIADYAQAAARLLAPGGLFACVFPNDQRDRALAALREAGLLCLHRREIVFKEGEPYGLDVFAAARRQDLPEDFEVRAQCPEVEAPVLIRRADGSVDPAIARVRLAVGFPPGL; the protein is encoded by the coding sequence ATGCCGCGCCCCTCCACCTCCGACGATACCCCCGCCTACAAGGGCTGGACGCGCCCTGGCCCCGTGCCGCCGGGCGGCGTGGAGGTGGAGCCCGGCGAGACGCTGGACGGTCTCAGCGGGCGCTGGCGCATCTTCCAGTTGCAGAAGGGCAACCGCTTCAGCGTGGATGACCTGGTGACCGCCTGGTACGGCACCACCTGGTGCCCCAGCCCGGGCCGCATCGCGGACCTGGGCTCGGGCATCGGCAGCGTGGCCCTCGTGGCCGCCTGGCGCTGCCCGGGCGCCGTGGTCCACACGGTGGAGGCCCAGGAGCAGAGCCTGCGCCTGGCTCTCAAGAGCATCCGCTACAACGGGCAGGAGGGCCGGATCTTCCCCCGGCTGGGGGACCTCCGCGACCCCACCCTGTTCGCGGACGAGGCTCCCTTCGACCTGATCCTGGGCACGCCGCCCTACTGGCCCGAGGGCCACCGGCTGCCCGCCGCCCACCCTCAATCCGTGCCTGCGCGCCTGGAGGTGCGCGGCAGCATCGCTGATTACGCCCAGGCCGCGGCCCGCCTCCTCGCGCCGGGCGGGCTGTTCGCCTGTGTCTTCCCGAACGATCAGCGGGACCGGGCCCTGGCGGCCCTCCGCGAGGCGGGGTTGCTGTGCCTCCACCGCCGGGAGATCGTCTTCAAGGAAGGGGAGCCCTACGGCCTGGATGTCTTCGCCGCTGCGCGCCGCCAGGATCTGCCCGAGGACTTCGAGGTCCGGGCCCAGTGCCCCGAAGTCGAAGCACCCGTCCTCATCCGCCGCGCCGACGGCAGCGTGGATCCGGCCATCGCGAGGGTGAGGCTGGCCGTGGGCTTCCCCCCGGGGCTCTGA